CGATTACGAATGGCAGTCAGATGGGCAAGCGCAAAATCTTCTTTAATATTAAAGTATCGCTGTATACGCCGGGCGACCGGATTGAGAAGGTAGTTGCTCGTTTGACCGAATATTTGGAGCATGACGAGTCGATTGCACCGGGCAGTGTCATGGTCAAGTTTAATGAGTTTTATGAAAGCAGTCTGGGAATTATGGTACAGTGCTTTACCAAATCTCCGGCATGGGGCGACAATCTGATGTACCGTCAGCAGCTCAATCTGTATGTGATGCAGGTGCTGGAAGAGGAAGGTGTGAAGCTAGCATTTCCGACGCAGCGCGTACTGGTACAAGACCCGGAGATGGAAGCGCAGAAAGCGTAAGGAGATCATAGAGCATAGGGCGAATCGAGGGCGTTCTATTTTGCAAAGATTCATTTATGAGATTCGTCCTTATCGAAACGAATACACACTTCAGTAATTCTGACTACTCAGATTAGTAATTCTGATTCCTTTGAATAGAGATGTATCATAGAGCGATAAACAATAAAAAGAGCCGATCCGCTGTATACATACGCGTAGATCGGCTCTTTTTGATATGAATAGCTTTCGTACCATCTTCCTATAGGACGATAGGAGACTTCCTATATGGATTCATTTCTTTTATCTTTTTGAATGAGATAGTGTGCTTTCACCTATAGCGCTTTGAGATTCATTAAAAGAACGCTTTCAACAGAAGTGATACGAGATCAGTCTTTCGCTTGCTTCTTCAAGGGTAGCCATTCTAGCACGCGTTGGATTTTGTTATCCCAGTATCCCCACTCATGCTCCCCCGGCTCCTCTTCGTACGTCAGCTCTAGCCCCAGCTTGTTCACATGATCACGGAAACGTACATTGCCTTCGTACAGGAAATCCTCGGTTCCGCAGCACTGATATAACGCTGGTACATGCGTTGCCTTCTCATCTGCTAATTGTTCCGCCAGATAAAAGAGATCGTTAACCGTACCTGTGGACTGTTTTAATGAACCAAAGATACGCTGAATCTCACCCAGCGATGCGGGATCATTCTCACGTACATTAAACATAAATTCAAGCTCGGTCACGCCTGATAGACTAGCTGCGGCTGCATAACGCTCTGGCTTGCTCATACCAAGCTTCAGCGCACCATACCCCCCCATAGATAGCCCTGCAACAAATCGGTCTTCTCGGCGTGTAGACAGCGGGAAGAACGACTCTGCCAGCTGTGGCAGCTCTTCGGAGATAAAGGTATAGTATTGTCCACCCTCCTCCATATCGGTGTAAAAGCTGCGGTGCGCATTCGGCATCACAACTGCCAGTCCATATGCCGCCGCATACCGCTCAATGGATGTACGACGCAACCAGATCGAATGATCATCGGATAGACCATGCAGCAAATACAGTGTCGGATGCTTGCCATCTCCTGCCTTGCCCTCCATACCAATCTGGGTACGAGTTTGCTGAGGAAGAATGACGGTCATTGAAGTGGACAAACCAAGTACATCGGAATAAAAGTCGCATTGAATCAGTGCCATGATGTAGCCTCCTTAGGATCAGTTCCTTTTTATCATAATAAAAAAGGACCCCTGTCTGCAAAGACAGTTGCCCATTATGTAAGCTTTTCCTCGGAACATAGATCATATATATCGTTCCGTATCGGGTATAACGTTATTTATGCACGTAGAACATATTGTTCGCTGCTATATACATGAAGTGATAG
The DNA window shown above is from Paenibacillus sp. JQZ6Y-1 and carries:
- a CDS encoding alpha/beta hydrolase; amino-acid sequence: MALIQCDFYSDVLGLSTSMTVILPQQTRTQIGMEGKAGDGKHPTLYLLHGLSDDHSIWLRRTSIERYAAAYGLAVVMPNAHRSFYTDMEEGGQYYTFISEELPQLAESFFPLSTRREDRFVAGLSMGGYGALKLGMSKPERYAAAASLSGVTELEFMFNVRENDPASLGEIQRIFGSLKQSTGTVNDLFYLAEQLADEKATHVPALYQCCGTEDFLYEGNVRFRDHVNKLGLELTYEEEPGEHEWGYWDNKIQRVLEWLPLKKQAKD